A portion of the Hymenobacter gelipurpurascens genome contains these proteins:
- a CDS encoding NYN domain-containing protein, translating to MNQMNSPLIRIGVFYDGNYFLKISDYYYFQHDRKARISMEGLHEFIRHQVAEEEDVDVRLSQITDSHFFRGRLSATEARDKDRLFHDRLLDDILMNLGVSTHYMPLKTRDGRLQEKGIDVWLALEALELAMHKSFDVIVLIAGDSDYVPLIKKLNTIGTRVMLLNWDFKYVDFKGENRVTRASQMLLEHVTYPIQMHELIDQGLSTEDELIENMFVNTPEPVAFPTVKPVRPTGPTAAGPVGTVGISTIKNLKNGFGFVVMPPNNLFFSYADMAEGDFNDLHEGDWVEFTVGRNHRDEDCARQVRKVEAPEMEEGDEYGDEAEHQSVNSPERL from the coding sequence ATGAACCAGATGAATAGCCCCCTGATTAGGATCGGCGTCTTCTACGACGGCAATTATTTCCTTAAGATCAGCGATTACTACTACTTCCAGCACGACCGCAAGGCCCGCATTAGCATGGAAGGCCTGCACGAGTTTATCCGGCACCAAGTAGCGGAAGAAGAAGATGTTGATGTGCGCCTGTCGCAAATCACTGATTCGCATTTCTTCCGTGGCCGCCTATCTGCTACCGAAGCCCGTGACAAAGACCGCCTGTTCCACGACCGGCTGCTCGACGATATTTTGATGAACCTAGGCGTAAGCACCCACTACATGCCCCTGAAGACGCGCGATGGCCGTCTGCAGGAAAAAGGCATTGATGTGTGGCTGGCGCTCGAGGCCCTGGAACTGGCCATGCACAAGAGCTTCGATGTAATCGTGCTCATCGCCGGCGACTCCGACTATGTGCCCCTCATCAAGAAGCTCAATACCATTGGCACGCGCGTTATGCTGCTGAACTGGGACTTCAAGTACGTAGACTTCAAAGGCGAGAACCGCGTCACCCGCGCTTCGCAGATGCTGCTGGAGCACGTAACGTACCCCATCCAGATGCACGAGCTGATCGACCAGGGCCTGAGCACCGAGGACGAGCTGATCGAGAACATGTTCGTGAACACGCCCGAGCCGGTGGCTTTCCCCACCGTGAAGCCTGTGCGCCCCACCGGCCCTACGGCGGCGGGCCCTGTAGGTACGGTAGGCATCAGCACCATCAAAAACCTGAAAAATGGCTTTGGTTTCGTGGTAATGCCTCCCAACAACCTGTTCTTCAGCTACGCTGATATGGCCGAAGGCGACTTCAACGATCTGCACGAAGGCGACTGGGTGGAGTTCACCGTAGGCCGCAACCACCGCGACGAGGATTGTGCCCGCCAAGTGCGCAAAGTAGAAGCCCCCGAAATGGAAGAAGGTGATGAGTACGGCGACGAAGCCGAGCATCAGTCCGTTAACTCTCCCGAACGGTTATAA
- a CDS encoding metal-dependent hydrolase, whose translation MRGSSHLAIGLITGVAIACLVPGVPVSPAGVALAGFSSLAPDLDHPGSRLSKRLGFTQQYVRWAFVLVAAGLALYTHFQVPPGPDRRMGFTAALAFGLLGAAMQGDSTRKLALLFTGLCTVVAGLYTEYVWLSMLGLFVSVAPFTSHRSWTHTIWATGLWTYIGYLADQSLGWHGVALFAGGGYVSHLLADTLTKAGVKWLMPLTDFTVKLPLIRTGSTSGNMLEVAICCGYGLLVLGLVVGAMHG comes from the coding sequence GTGCGTGGTTCTTCTCATTTGGCCATTGGCCTGATTACCGGCGTGGCAATTGCCTGCCTCGTGCCCGGAGTACCGGTTTCACCGGCTGGCGTTGCGCTGGCCGGCTTTTCTTCTCTCGCCCCCGACCTCGACCACCCCGGCTCCCGCCTCAGCAAGCGCCTGGGTTTCACGCAGCAGTATGTGCGCTGGGCCTTTGTGCTGGTAGCGGCAGGCCTAGCCCTCTATACCCACTTCCAGGTGCCGCCCGGCCCCGACCGCCGCATGGGTTTCACGGCGGCGCTGGCCTTTGGGCTGCTCGGGGCCGCGATGCAGGGCGACTCTACCCGCAAGCTTGCGCTGTTGTTCACGGGCCTATGCACCGTGGTAGCGGGGCTGTACACGGAGTATGTGTGGCTGAGCATGCTAGGCCTGTTTGTGTCGGTGGCGCCGTTTACCTCGCATCGCTCCTGGACGCACACAATCTGGGCTACCGGCCTCTGGACCTATATCGGCTACCTTGCCGATCAAAGCCTCGGCTGGCACGGCGTGGCGCTGTTTGCCGGCGGTGGTTACGTTTCGCATCTGCTGGCCGATACTCTTACCAAAGCCGGCGTGAAGTGGCTCATGCCCCTCACCGATTTTACGGTGAAGCTTCCCCTGATCCGGACGGGCTCTACCAGCGGGAACATGCTGGAAGTGGCTATTTGCTGCGGCTACGGGCTGCTGGTGCTGGGGCTGGTGGTAGGAGCCATGCATGGGTAG